A DNA window from Thermosynechococcaceae cyanobacterium Okahandja contains the following coding sequences:
- the rplP gene encoding 50S ribosomal protein L16, producing the protein MLSPKRTKFRKQQRGRMTGVASRGSSIHFGEFALQALEPAWITSRQIEAGRRAMTRYIRRGGKIWIRIFPDKPVTMRPAETRMGSGKGSPEYWVAVVKPGRIMYEIAGVPEATAREAMRLAAYKMPIKTRFIVRGQDDVEQEG; encoded by the coding sequence ATGTTAAGTCCTAAGCGTACTAAATTTCGCAAGCAACAGCGAGGGCGGATGACTGGAGTAGCCAGTCGCGGTAGCTCGATTCATTTTGGTGAGTTTGCCCTGCAAGCCCTTGAGCCAGCGTGGATTACGTCTCGCCAAATCGAGGCGGGGCGGCGCGCCATGACCCGCTATATCCGCCGGGGGGGCAAAATCTGGATTCGTATTTTCCCCGATAAGCCGGTTACCATGCGTCCTGCTGAAACGCGGATGGGGTCTGGTAAAGGCTCGCCGGAGTACTGGGTGGCCGTGGTGAAGCCCGGGCGCATTATGTACGAAATTGCGGGCGTGCCTGAGGCGACGGCGCGGGAAGCAATGCGTCTTGCGGCCTATAAGATGCCGATCAAAACCCGCTTCATTGTCCGTGGTCAAGACGACGTGGAACAGGAGGGTTAG
- the rpsC gene encoding 30S ribosomal protein S3, producing the protein MGQKIHPIGFRLGITQDHRSRWYADAARYPDLLQEDYQIRSYVNKVMGNAGIAEIRIERKADQVELQIRTARPGVVVGKGGQGIEKLREDLRQMLPASRTVKVNVLEVNRVDAEASLLAEYITQQLERRVAFRRAVRQAIQRAQRAGVEGIKIQVAGRLNGAEIARTEWTREGRVPLHTLRADIDYAYRTARTIYGILGVKVWIFKGEVLPGQPEPASREPNRRAGQRRLPQFENRSN; encoded by the coding sequence TTTCGCCTCGGTATTACCCAAGACCATCGCTCTCGCTGGTATGCGGATGCCGCCCGCTACCCCGATTTGCTGCAAGAGGATTATCAAATCCGCTCCTACGTCAACAAGGTGATGGGGAATGCCGGCATTGCCGAGATTCGGATTGAGCGCAAAGCGGATCAAGTGGAACTGCAAATTCGCACCGCTCGCCCCGGGGTGGTGGTTGGCAAGGGCGGCCAAGGCATTGAAAAGCTGCGGGAAGACCTACGGCAAATGCTCCCCGCCAGTCGCACCGTTAAGGTGAATGTTCTGGAGGTGAATCGGGTAGATGCGGAGGCCAGTTTGCTGGCAGAGTATATTACCCAGCAGTTGGAGCGGCGGGTGGCATTCCGGCGGGCAGTGCGGCAGGCCATTCAGCGGGCGCAGCGGGCTGGCGTTGAAGGGATCAAAATTCAAGTGGCCGGTCGGCTCAACGGGGCGGAAATTGCCCGTACCGAGTGGACTCGCGAAGGTCGGGTGCCCCTGCATACCCTGCGGGCTGACATTGACTATGCCTATCGGACGGCGCGCACCATTTACGGCATTTTGGGGGTCAAGGTGTGGATCTTCAAGGGCGAAGTGCTGCCCGGGCAGCCGGAACCCGCAAGCCGTGAACCGAATCGGCGGGCAGGGCAGCGCCGCTTGCCCCAGTTTGAAAATCGCTCTAACTAA